In a single window of the Gammaproteobacteria bacterium genome:
- a CDS encoding Lysine 2,3-aminomutase YodO family protein, whose product MLVSSSITDEIRQWYNIKAKKLNVLPIKVTTHYEKLVNEEYQTLGNSGGPLYRAVYPDIDRLKTKIYHEVPDFVKDQSNMPPGLENILIHKYFCRVLFLVTEKCVGHCMYCFRQNILIDIHGNPLPPLKERIEKVINYLSGHPEVGELILSGGDPLTMPVGQLTYLFDEINKKTKITDIRIHTRNLIFAPQVISDSVAELLGKYRTRLYVHVIHPYEIDEKIVAALQRLQKFGVRIYSQFPILRGINDHVQVLEKLLRKLDDLQVNPINLFVPDPINYSATFRIPMKNLLKMMDELFWSTASWINSVHLVLDTPIGKVRREDIVAWDEKTGQITFQRNGKNIIYHDFPVDLYEPGELKIMLWKG is encoded by the coding sequence CCCATCAAGGTAACTACTCATTATGAAAAATTAGTAAATGAAGAATATCAAACACTTGGAAATAGTGGCGGCCCATTGTACCGCGCAGTTTATCCCGATATTGATCGGCTAAAAACAAAAATTTATCATGAGGTTCCTGATTTTGTAAAAGATCAGTCCAATATGCCGCCTGGCTTAGAGAACATATTGATCCATAAATATTTTTGCCGTGTGCTATTTTTAGTCACAGAAAAATGTGTTGGTCACTGCATGTACTGTTTTCGGCAGAATATATTAATCGATATTCACGGAAACCCTTTGCCCCCCTTGAAAGAAAGAATTGAAAAAGTAATAAATTATCTTTCCGGGCATCCTGAAGTTGGCGAGCTAATTTTATCTGGTGGCGATCCACTCACTATGCCAGTGGGTCAATTAACCTATTTGTTTGATGAAATAAATAAAAAAACCAAAATTACCGACATTCGGATACATACCCGTAACCTAATTTTTGCTCCCCAAGTGATATCCGACAGTGTGGCTGAATTGTTGGGTAAGTATCGGACGCGACTTTATGTTCATGTGATTCACCCCTACGAAATTGATGAAAAAATAGTAGCAGCTCTACAACGTTTACAAAAATTCGGAGTACGAATTTATAGTCAATTTCCTATATTGAGAGGTATTAATGATCATGTACAGGTACTGGAAAAATTGCTACGAAAATTGGATGACTTGCAGGTTAATCCTATTAACCTGTTTGTTCCCGATCCAATCAATTACTCTGCTACATTTCGAATTCCCATGAAGAATTTGCTAAAAATGATGGATGAATTATTTTGGAGCACCGCATCCTGGATTAATAGCGTGCATTTGGTATTGGATACACCAATTGGTAAGGTACGTAGGGAGGATATTGTCGCATGGGATGAAAAAACAGGCCAAATAACTTTTCAACGGAATGGAAAAAATATCATCTATCATGATTTTCCGGTTGATCTGTATGAGCCTGGTGAATTAAAAATTATGTTGTGGAAAGGATGA